One genomic window of Diospyros lotus cultivar Yz01 chromosome 8, ASM1463336v1, whole genome shotgun sequence includes the following:
- the LOC127807231 gene encoding beta-amyrin 6-beta-monooxygenase-like isoform X1, which yields MEITKNKVSGEPLTWQDIENMRYSWNVASESLRLSPPPQESFREITKDFTFVGYTIPNGWKALWTVHSTHKNPEYFLNPEAFDPSRLKGSGPPSYTFTPFGGGPRMCPGKEYARLAILVFLHSIVTKFKLEKASKWQNTNRSMSPASKATLEVCVRPHAK from the exons ATGGAGATTACAAAAAACAAAGTGTCGGGAGAGCCATTGACGTGGCAGGATATAGAGAATATGAGATACTCATGGAACGTGGCGAGTGAATCCCTGAGGCTCTCGCCACCTCCTCAAGAATCCTTTAGAGAGATCACCAAGGATTTTACCTTCGTTGGTTATACCATTCCCAACGGATGGAAG GCACTCTGGACAGTGCATTCAACTCACAAGAATCCGGAATACTTCCTGAATCCAGAAGCGTTTGATCCTTCGAGACTCAAAGGAAGCGGACCTCCATCGTACACATTCACACCTTTTGGAGGAGGACCTCGGATGTGTCCCGGAAAGGAGTATGCGAGGCTGGCGATTCTAGTTTTCCTTCACAGCATTGTGACCAAATTCAAACTGGAGAAAGCTTCTAAATGGCAGAACACAAACCGTTCAATGTCCCCAGCTTCAAAAGCTACCTTAGAAGTTTGTGTTCGGCCTcatgcaaaataa
- the LOC127807231 gene encoding beta-amyrin 6-beta-monooxygenase-like isoform X2, with product MLLASDKLGSDERINETVVTNSMAGMLLASYDSTGAAVAMLLYFLAELPHIYDAVYKGTLDSAFNSQESGILPESRSV from the exons ATGCTGCTGGCGTCGGATAAATTAGGAAGCGACGAGAGGATAAACGAGACGGTGGTGACGAATAGCATGGCCGGGATGCTGCTCGCCAGTTACGATTCCACCGGTGCGGCTGTGGCCATGCTGTTGTACTTTCTTGCTGAGCTTCCCCATATCTATGATGCCGTCTACAAAG GCACTCTGGACAGTGCATTCAACTCACAAGAATCCGGAATACTTCCTGAATCCAGAAGCGTTTGA
- the LOC127808513 gene encoding beta-amyrin 6-beta-monooxygenase-like, which yields MDFFTISLYLGVLFASFFFIFLLRKSNNNGRSNYKLPPGSTGWPLVGDHADFAISGPEKFINKKLAKFPSSEVFQTSLFGENMAVFCGPAAKKFFFSNDNKLFTAWLPRSMVKAVVFPSSDVVKDVTILQRTFFHDILKPEALRQYIPIMDSTAREHIDDEWVPNKDLKVVPLLKKYTFELGCRFLMNIDDPKRIKTLAEPFDLVASGMRAVPVDFPGTAYNGAIRGGKKMRKELLDIVRERRGELSSGK from the coding sequence ATGGATTTCTTCACCATTTCTCTCTACCTCGGCGTCCTCTTCgcttcattcttcttcatctttctgcTTCGGAAGAGCAACAACAATGGAAGATCCAATTATAAGCTTCCACCTGGTTCAACTGGCTGGCCACTAGTCGGCGACCACGCTGACTTCGCCATTTCCGGCCCAGAGAAATTCATAAACAAGAAGCTCGCCAAGTTCCCCTCGTCGGAGGTCTTCCAGACCTCCTTGTTCGGCGAAAACATGGCCGTCTTCTGCGGCCCGGCAGCCAAaaagttcttcttctccaacGACAACAAACTCTTTACCGCGTGGTTGCCTCGCTCTATGGTAAAGGCAGTCGTCTTCCCTTCCTCCGACGTCGTTAAAGACGTGACCATTCTGCAGCGCACCTTCTTTCACGACATTCTCAAGCCGGAAGCTCTCCGGCAATATATCCCGATAATGGACTCCACGGCCCGTGAACATATAGACGACGAGTGGGTTCCCAACAAAGACCTCAAAGTTGTTCCCCTCCTGAAGAAATACACTTTCGAATTGGGATGCCGGTTCTTAATGAACATCGACGATCCGAAACGGATAAAAACCTTAGCCGAGCCTTTCGACCTCGTCGCCTCCGGCATGCGCGCCGTGCCAGTGGATTTTCCTGGGACGGCTTACAACGGCGCCATCAGAGGGGGGAAGAAAATGCGGAAGGAGCTTCTGGACATCGTTAGGGAGAGACGCGGAGAGCTCTCGTCGGGGAAGTAG